One Citrobacter amalonaticus genomic window carries:
- the rcsA gene encoding transcriptional regulator RcsA has translation MSTIIMDLCSYTRLGLTGYLVSRGVKKREINDIETVDELDIACDTHQPSVVFINEDCFIHDPANSQHIKQIINQHPNTLFIVFMAIANVHFDEYLLVRKNLLISSKSIKPESLDDLLGDILKKETDSAGVINLPTLSLSRTESSMLRMWMEGQGTIQISDQMNIKAKTVSSHKGNIKRKIKTHNKQVIYHVVRLTDNVTNGIFVNMR, from the coding sequence ATGTCAACGATTATTATGGATCTATGCAGTTACACCCGGCTAGGTTTGACCGGGTATCTGGTAAGCAGAGGGGTGAAAAAAAGGGAAATCAACGACATCGAAACCGTTGACGAACTCGACATCGCTTGTGATACACACCAACCTTCTGTGGTGTTTATTAATGAAGACTGTTTTATCCATGATCCAGCCAACAGTCAGCATATAAAGCAAATCATTAATCAGCATCCCAATACGCTATTTATTGTTTTTATGGCAATTGCCAATGTGCATTTTGATGAATATCTGTTAGTCAGAAAAAACTTATTGATCAGTTCAAAATCAATAAAGCCAGAATCACTGGACGATCTCCTTGGCGATATTCTGAAAAAAGAGACAGATTCCGCCGGGGTAATAAATTTACCGACGTTATCATTAAGTCGTACGGAGTCCAGCATGCTGCGCATGTGGATGGAAGGCCAGGGAACAATTCAAATTTCGGATCAAATGAATATCAAGGCGAAAACGGTGTCATCCCATAAGGGGAATATAAAACGAAAGATAAAGACGCATAACAAACAGGTTATCTATCATGTCGTCAGACTGACCGATAACGTGACCAACGGTATCTTTGTTAACATGCGATGA
- the fliR gene encoding flagellar biosynthetic protein FliR, producing MLQVTSDQWLQWLSLYFWPLLRVLALITTAPILSERAVPKRVKLGLGIIITVVIAPSLPPNDVPIFSFNALWLAMQQILIGIALGFTMQFAFAAVRTAGEIIGLQMGLSFATFVDPASHLNMPVLARIIDMLAMLLFLTFDGHLWLISLLVDTFHTLPIGGNPVNSNAFLALARAGSLIFLNGMMLALPVITMLLTLNLALGLLNRMAPQLSVFVIGFPLTLTVGIALIAALMPLIAPFCEHLFSEIFNLLADIVSELPVNNSP from the coding sequence ATGTTGCAGGTAACCAGCGATCAATGGCTGCAGTGGCTGAGCCTCTATTTCTGGCCGCTGCTGCGCGTGCTGGCGCTGATTACCACCGCCCCGATCCTCAGTGAACGCGCGGTTCCCAAACGGGTGAAACTGGGTCTGGGGATCATCATCACCGTCGTTATTGCCCCCTCTTTGCCGCCAAACGATGTGCCGATTTTTTCGTTTAACGCGTTATGGCTGGCGATGCAGCAAATTCTGATCGGCATCGCGCTCGGCTTTACCATGCAGTTTGCCTTTGCGGCGGTGCGTACGGCGGGTGAGATTATCGGTCTGCAGATGGGGCTTTCCTTTGCCACCTTTGTTGATCCGGCCAGTCACCTGAATATGCCGGTGCTTGCCAGAATCATTGATATGCTGGCGATGCTGTTGTTCCTGACCTTTGACGGTCACCTGTGGCTGATTTCGCTACTGGTCGACACGTTCCACACCCTGCCCATTGGCGGTAATCCGGTGAACAGCAACGCGTTTCTGGCGCTGGCCAGAGCGGGCAGCCTGATCTTCCTCAACGGGATGATGCTGGCGCTGCCGGTCATCACCATGCTGCTAACGCTGAACCTGGCGCTGGGATTACTAAATCGTATGGCACCGCAACTATCCGTATTTGTGATTGGTTTTCCGCTTACCCTGACCGTGGGCATCGCGTTAATCGCCGCATTAATGCCATTGATTGCACCATTTTGTGAACACCTATTTAGCGAAATTTTCAATTTATTAGCTGATATTGTTAGTGAATTGCCCGTTAATAATAGTCCATAA
- a CDS encoding phosphohydrolase, whose product MDLQHWQSQFEAWLCNHHTRQDAAHDIFHFRRVWATSRQLMDGQAVDGLVVLTACYFHDIVSLAKNHPDRHRSSILAAAETRRILIRDFPAFPESRLASVCHAIEAHSFSANIAPLTLEAKIVQDADRLEALGAIGLARVFAVSGALGVALFDGEDPFAERRALNDKQFALDHFQTKLLALPDTMQTERGRELARHNAGFLVNYMAKLSAELKGEYESVDPAVIRTFSPSHS is encoded by the coding sequence GTGGATCTTCAGCACTGGCAATCACAATTTGAAGCATGGCTATGCAACCATCACACCCGGCAGGACGCCGCGCATGATATTTTTCACTTCCGCCGCGTCTGGGCGACGTCCCGGCAGTTAATGGACGGGCAGGCGGTCGATGGGCTGGTCGTGCTGACCGCGTGTTATTTTCATGACATTGTCAGCCTTGCCAAAAATCATCCGGATCGTCATCGCTCGTCGATCCTGGCTGCCGCAGAAACCCGCCGTATCCTCATCCGTGATTTTCCCGCTTTCCCCGAGTCGCGACTGGCGTCGGTTTGTCATGCGATTGAAGCCCACAGTTTTAGCGCAAATATTGCCCCCCTCACTCTGGAAGCGAAAATCGTTCAGGATGCTGACAGGCTTGAAGCGCTGGGGGCGATTGGGCTGGCGCGCGTCTTTGCGGTTTCCGGCGCGTTAGGCGTGGCGCTTTTTGATGGTGAAGATCCCTTTGCCGAGCGGCGAGCGCTCAACGATAAACAGTTCGCCCTCGATCACTTTCAGACCAAATTACTGGCGTTGCCCGACACCATGCAAACCGAACGTGGTCGGGAACTGGCCCGGCATAATGCCGGGTTCCTGGTGAACTACATGGCAAAACTGAGCGCGGAGCTAAAAGGGGAGTACGAATCTGTCGATCCGGCGGTGATTCGCACGTTTAGTCCCAGCCACTCGTGA
- the yodD gene encoding YodD family peroxide/acid resistance protein: MKTAKEYSDTAKREVSVDVDALLAAINEISESEIHRSGNDPDRVSVDGREYHTWHELAEAFELDIHDFSVTEINR, translated from the coding sequence ATGAAGACCGCGAAAGAGTACAGCGATACCGCAAAACGTGAAGTCAGCGTCGATGTTGACGCGTTGCTGGCGGCGATTAATGAAATCAGCGAGAGCGAGATCCATCGCAGCGGAAACGACCCGGACAGAGTCAGTGTGGATGGCCGTGAGTATCATACATGGCATGAATTGGCCGAGGCGTTTGAGCTCGACATCCATGACTTTAGCGTGACGGAAATTAATCGCTGA
- the ompC gene encoding porin OmpC, with protein MKRKVLAMLVPALLIAGAAHSAEVYNKDGNKLDLYGKIDGLHYFSDDSGSDGDMSYARLGFKGETQIMDQLTGYGQWEYNIQANGTEGDKGDSATRLGFAGLGFGQNGTFDYGRNYGVVYDVEAWTDMLPEFGGDTYTQTDVYMLGRTNGVATYRNKGFFGQVDGLNFALQYQGNNEGSGLFSDQEGSGNSNNRKLAQENGDGFGMSTSYDFDFGLSLGAAYSSSDRTDDQVSRGAYDRSRANNYAGGETAEAWTIGAKYDANNVYLATMYAETRNMTYYGGGKGETTGGIANQTKNFEVVAQYQFDYGLRPSIAYLVSKGKDLGGQDLDGNGNARYTDKDLVKYVDVGMTYYFNKNMSTYVDYKINLLDNDDHFYADNGIATDDIVALGLVYQF; from the coding sequence ATGAAAAGAAAAGTACTGGCAATGCTCGTTCCAGCATTATTGATTGCTGGCGCAGCCCATTCAGCTGAAGTCTATAATAAAGACGGCAATAAACTGGACCTGTACGGAAAAATTGATGGTTTACACTATTTTTCTGACGATTCCGGCAGCGACGGTGACATGTCCTATGCACGTCTGGGCTTCAAGGGTGAAACCCAGATCATGGATCAACTCACCGGCTACGGCCAGTGGGAATACAATATCCAGGCAAACGGCACTGAAGGTGATAAGGGCGATTCCGCAACTCGTCTGGGCTTTGCCGGTTTAGGCTTTGGCCAGAACGGCACCTTTGATTATGGCCGTAACTATGGCGTCGTTTATGACGTTGAAGCGTGGACCGATATGCTGCCAGAATTTGGCGGTGATACCTACACCCAGACCGACGTGTATATGCTGGGTCGTACTAACGGTGTTGCCACCTACCGTAATAAAGGTTTCTTCGGTCAGGTTGATGGCCTGAACTTTGCGCTGCAGTATCAGGGTAACAATGAAGGTTCAGGTTTGTTCAGCGACCAGGAAGGCTCAGGGAATAGCAACAACCGTAAACTGGCTCAAGAAAACGGCGACGGTTTCGGCATGTCTACTTCTTATGACTTTGACTTCGGTCTGAGCCTGGGGGCTGCCTATTCTTCATCTGACCGCACGGATGATCAGGTTTCACGTGGTGCTTATGATCGTAGTCGCGCCAACAACTACGCCGGCGGTGAAACGGCCGAAGCCTGGACCATTGGCGCAAAATATGACGCGAATAATGTTTACCTGGCAACGATGTATGCTGAAACCCGTAACATGACCTATTACGGTGGTGGTAAAGGTGAAACAACTGGTGGTATCGCTAACCAGACCAAAAACTTTGAAGTCGTTGCGCAATACCAGTTTGATTACGGCCTGCGCCCATCCATTGCTTATCTGGTATCTAAAGGTAAAGACCTGGGGGGTCAGGATCTCGACGGCAATGGTAACGCACGTTACACCGACAAAGATCTGGTGAAATATGTTGATGTGGGTATGACTTACTACTTCAACAAAAACATGTCCACCTACGTTGATTACAAAATCAACCTGCTGGATAACGATGACCACTTCTATGCAGACAACGGCATCGCAACCGATGATATCGTTGCTCTGGGTTTAGTGTATCAGTTCTAA
- the yedA gene encoding drug/metabolite exporter YedA yields the protein MRFRQLLPLFSALFALYIIWGSTYFVIRIGVESWPPLMMAGVRFLTAGGLLTAFLLLRGHKLPPLRPLLNAALIGILLLAVGNGLVTVAEHQNVPSGIAAVVVATVPLFTLCFSHFFGIKTRKLEWLGIAIGLAGIVMLNSGGNLSGNPWGAILILIGSISWAFGSVYGSRITLPVGMMAGAIEMLAAGIVLMCASLLSGEKLTALPSLSGFLAVGYLALFGSIIAINAYMYLIRNVSPALATSYAYVNPVVAVLLGTGLGGERLAPIEWLALGVIVFAVVLVTLGKYLFPAKPMPDAVENKKTLQ from the coding sequence ATGCGTTTCAGGCAGTTGTTACCGCTTTTCAGCGCGCTGTTCGCGCTGTATATCATCTGGGGTTCTACCTATTTCGTCATCCGTATCGGTGTGGAGAGTTGGCCGCCGCTGATGATGGCTGGCGTGCGCTTTCTCACCGCCGGGGGACTGTTAACCGCCTTTTTACTGCTGCGCGGCCATAAACTGCCGCCGCTTCGTCCTCTGCTTAACGCGGCGCTGATTGGGATTTTGCTGCTGGCCGTCGGCAACGGTCTGGTCACCGTGGCGGAGCATCAAAACGTCCCTTCCGGTATCGCTGCGGTCGTGGTGGCGACGGTGCCGCTATTCACCCTGTGCTTCAGCCATTTCTTTGGCATTAAAACCCGCAAGCTCGAGTGGCTGGGGATTGCGATTGGGCTGGCGGGGATCGTGATGCTTAACAGCGGCGGTAATCTGAGCGGTAATCCGTGGGGCGCGATATTAATTCTGATCGGTTCGATCAGTTGGGCGTTTGGCTCCGTCTACGGTTCTCGTATTACGCTGCCGGTGGGGATGATGGCAGGCGCAATAGAGATGCTCGCCGCCGGGATCGTACTGATGTGTGCCTCACTGCTCAGCGGTGAAAAGTTGACTGCGCTACCGTCGCTGTCAGGCTTCCTGGCGGTCGGTTACCTGGCGTTATTTGGTTCCATCATTGCCATCAACGCCTATATGTATTTGATCCGTAACGTCAGCCCCGCGCTGGCAACCAGTTATGCCTATGTGAACCCGGTCGTTGCGGTGTTGCTGGGGACAGGACTGGGAGGTGAACGTCTGGCGCCGATTGAATGGCTGGCGCTGGGGGTCATCGTCTTTGCGGTCGTTCTGGTCACGTTGGGGAAATACCTTTTCCCGGCCAAACCGATGCCTGACGCGGTGGAAAACAAAAAGACGTTACAGTAA
- a CDS encoding YodC family protein, protein MVFWVSEEVTVKEGGPRMIVTGYSSGMVECRWYDGFGVKREAFHEYELVAGDTCRLCEEA, encoded by the coding sequence ATGGTTTTTTGGGTCAGTGAGGAAGTGACTGTGAAAGAGGGCGGTCCGCGCATGATTGTCACCGGCTATTCCAGCGGTATGGTGGAGTGTCGGTGGTATGATGGGTTTGGCGTCAAGCGAGAAGCATTCCATGAGTATGAACTCGTCGCTGGCGATACCTGTAGACTGTGTGAAGAAGCCTGA
- the drpB gene encoding cell division protein DrpB → MEERATRSLGGKLALWVFYAFCVYFAWAMLRYAWVIGHIQSIPVAGFESSLGSTSGKWIGALLGFLVLGLVGLILGGIAWYTRPRRQPT, encoded by the coding sequence ATGGAAGAAAGAGCAACGCGGAGTCTGGGCGGTAAACTGGCATTGTGGGTGTTTTACGCTTTCTGCGTCTATTTTGCCTGGGCCATGCTTCGCTATGCGTGGGTGATCGGCCACATCCAGTCAATTCCGGTTGCCGGATTTGAAAGTTCGCTTGGCTCAACCAGTGGAAAATGGATAGGGGCTCTGCTGGGTTTTCTGGTTCTTGGGCTGGTGGGGCTGATTCTCGGCGGCATCGCCTGGTATACGCGCCCGCGCCGTCAGCCTACGTGA
- a CDS encoding DNA cytosine methyltransferase yields MQHNLSVTGSLVPATDSNADVAQALLAKLLEIYDVKTLVAHLNGIGENHWSPAILKRVVANASAWHRLSERESASLRTLLPTPPAHHPHYAFRFIDLFAGIGGIRRGFEAIGGQCVFTSEWNKHAVRTYKANYYCDPVSHHFNEDIRDITLSHREGVSDSQAADHIRQHVPQHDVLLAGFPCQPFSLAGVSKKNALGRAHGFACDTQGTLFFDVVRIIDARRPPIFVLENVKNLKSHDQGKTFRIIMQTLDELGYDVADAGDNGPDDPKIIDGKHFLPQHRERIVLVGFRRDLNLKRDFTLRNISTRYPQRRTTLAELLEPVVEAKYVLTPVLWKYLYRYAKKHQAKGNGFGYGMVDPANPNSVTRTLSARYYKDGAEILIDRGWDFAAGEVNFDDPQNQQHRPRRLTPRECARLMGFESPQGYQFRIPVSDTQAYRQFGNSVVVPAFAAVAKLLEEKINAAVALRLQESAHGGRSR; encoded by the coding sequence ATGCAGCACAATCTTTCAGTAACAGGTTCGCTGGTTCCCGCAACAGACAGCAATGCAGACGTTGCGCAGGCGCTATTGGCGAAATTGTTGGAAATTTATGATGTTAAGACGCTGGTGGCTCATCTGAATGGAATCGGCGAGAACCACTGGAGTCCGGCCATTTTAAAGCGTGTGGTGGCGAATGCCTCCGCATGGCATCGATTAAGCGAACGAGAGTCGGCGTCTTTGCGTACCCTGCTGCCCACGCCGCCAGCGCACCATCCGCACTATGCCTTCCGGTTTATCGATCTCTTTGCCGGTATTGGCGGTATCCGTCGCGGATTTGAGGCGATAGGCGGGCAGTGCGTGTTTACCAGCGAGTGGAACAAACATGCGGTGCGCACCTATAAAGCTAACTATTACTGCGACCCGGTCAGCCACCACTTTAATGAAGACATTCGCGATATCACGCTCAGCCATCGCGAAGGCGTCAGCGACAGTCAGGCGGCAGACCATATTCGCCAGCATGTGCCGCAACATGATGTTCTGCTGGCAGGGTTCCCGTGCCAGCCGTTTTCCCTTGCCGGGGTGTCGAAGAAAAATGCGCTGGGACGCGCCCACGGTTTTGCCTGCGATACTCAGGGCACACTGTTTTTTGACGTTGTGCGTATCATCGACGCCCGCCGCCCACCGATTTTTGTTCTGGAAAACGTGAAAAATCTGAAGAGTCACGATCAGGGCAAAACGTTCCGTATTATTATGCAGACGCTGGATGAGCTGGGCTATGACGTCGCTGATGCCGGGGATAATGGCCCGGACGATCCGAAAATCATCGATGGCAAACATTTTTTGCCACAACACCGGGAACGCATCGTGCTGGTCGGGTTTCGTCGCGATCTGAACCTGAAGCGCGACTTTACCCTGCGTAATATCAGCACGCGTTATCCGCAGCGGCGGACGACACTGGCGGAATTACTGGAACCCGTGGTAGAAGCCAAATATGTGCTGACGCCTGTATTGTGGAAATATCTCTACCGCTACGCGAAAAAACACCAGGCGAAAGGTAACGGTTTTGGCTACGGCATGGTCGATCCCGCGAATCCGAACAGCGTGACGCGTACGCTTTCCGCACGCTATTACAAAGATGGCGCTGAAATTCTGATCGACCGCGGCTGGGATTTTGCCGCCGGGGAAGTGAATTTCGACGATCCGCAAAATCAGCAGCATCGTCCGCGTCGCCTGACGCCGAGAGAGTGTGCGCGACTGATGGGCTTCGAGTCGCCGCAGGGATACCAGTTCCGTATCCCCGTTTCTGACACCCAGGCTTATCGCCAGTTTGGTAACTCGGTGGTCGTGCCCGCGTTTGCCGCCGTGGCGAAATTGCTGGAAGAGAAAATTAACGCGGCGGTTGCGTTACGGCTGCAAGAGAGCGCTCATGGCGGACGTTCACGATAA
- a CDS encoding very short patch repair endonuclease, with product MADVHDKATRSKNMRAIATRDTAIEKRLAGLLAEQGLDYRVQDASLPGRPDFVVDEYRCVIFTHGCFWHHHHCYLFKVPATRTDFWLDKIGKNVVRDRRDIQHLQELGWRVLIVWECALRGREKLSDAALSERLEEWICGGGAPAQIDTQGMHLL from the coding sequence ATGGCGGACGTTCACGATAAGGCAACGCGCAGTAAAAACATGCGGGCCATCGCGACCCGCGATACGGCTATCGAAAAACGGCTTGCGGGTCTGCTGGCGGAGCAGGGGCTGGACTATCGCGTTCAGGATGCTTCGCTACCCGGACGTCCCGATTTTGTAGTGGATGAGTATCGTTGCGTCATTTTTACCCACGGCTGTTTCTGGCACCACCATCATTGCTACCTGTTTAAAGTGCCAGCTACGCGCACCGATTTCTGGCTGGATAAGATTGGTAAAAACGTGGTGCGCGATCGCCGCGATATCCAGCATTTGCAGGAACTGGGCTGGCGAGTGCTGATTGTCTGGGAATGTGCGCTGCGCGGACGGGAGAAGCTTAGCGACGCCGCGCTGTCAGAACGTCTTGAAGAGTGGATCTGCGGCGGTGGCGCGCCCGCGCAGATCGACACTCAAGGGATGCATTTACTGTAA
- a CDS encoding DUF808 domain-containing protein: MILAGSSLLTLLDDIATLLDDISMMGKLAAKKTAGVLGDDLSLNAQQVTGVRANRELPVVWSVAKGSLVNKVILVPLALLISAFIPWAITPLLMIGGAFLCFEGVEKVLHTLESRKHKEDPAERQRRLEALAAQDPLAFEKDKIKGAVRTDFILSAEIVAITLGIVAEAPLLNQVLVLSGIALVVTIGVYGLVGLIVKLDDMGYWLAEKTSLLAQALGKGLLVVAPWLMKSLSVVGTLAMFLVGGGIVVHGIAPLHHAIEQFARQQNAVVALILPTLLNLVLGFIIGAIVVLLVKAVARMRGVAH, translated from the coding sequence ATAATTTTGGCAGGAAGTAGTTTACTGACTTTGCTCGATGATATCGCCACGTTGTTGGATGACATCTCGATGATGGGCAAACTGGCCGCGAAGAAAACCGCTGGCGTACTGGGAGATGATCTGTCGCTTAACGCGCAGCAGGTGACGGGAGTAAGAGCGAATCGTGAATTACCGGTGGTCTGGAGCGTAGCGAAAGGCTCGCTGGTCAACAAAGTGATCCTGGTGCCGCTGGCGTTACTTATCAGCGCCTTTATTCCCTGGGCGATTACGCCGTTGTTGATGATTGGCGGCGCCTTCCTCTGTTTTGAAGGCGTGGAGAAAGTCCTGCACACCCTCGAATCGCGAAAACACAAAGAAGATCCCGCCGAGCGACAGCGGCGGCTGGAAGCGCTGGCGGCGCAGGATCCGCTGGCGTTTGAGAAAGATAAAATCAAAGGCGCAGTGCGAACCGACTTTATACTCTCGGCAGAGATCGTGGCGATCACGCTCGGGATTGTGGCCGAGGCGCCGTTGCTCAACCAGGTGCTGGTTTTGTCAGGCATCGCACTGGTGGTGACCATTGGCGTTTATGGTCTGGTCGGGCTTATCGTTAAGCTGGATGATATGGGTTACTGGCTGGCAGAAAAAACCAGCCTGCTGGCGCAGGCATTAGGGAAAGGATTGCTGGTTGTCGCGCCGTGGCTGATGAAATCACTGTCGGTGGTGGGTACGCTGGCTATGTTCCTGGTGGGCGGTGGGATTGTGGTACACGGCATTGCGCCGTTGCATCATGCCATTGAACAGTTTGCCCGGCAGCAAAATGCCGTAGTGGCGTTGATTTTACCGACGCTGCTGAATCTGGTATTGGGGTTCATTATCGGCGCCATCGTCGTGCTGCTGGTGAAAGCCGTTGCCAGAATGCGCGGGGTTGCGCACTAA
- the dgcQ gene encoding cellulose biosynthesis regulator diguanylate cyclase DgcQ, which produces MPHEATMENWGWLKTLARRLGPGHVVNLCFLIVMIFSTLLTWREVVVLEDAYISSQRNHLENVANALDKQLQFNVDKLLFLRDGMHEALVTPLGFSVLKDAVTHFEQLRHSRVWQLELDKRRTLPLNGVSDSFVSQTQLLSRDDQSLDNELTAALEVGYLLRLAITRTSMSQQAMYVSRAGFYVSTLPTSLSSDITTRYYDYVIQPWFTGQSQRNNRMRGVRWFTSPSPDLPYEQQRVTVSVPLDNHFYWLGVLAMTIPVSAVERFMDEAIDKDVEGEYQLYDSKLKLLAGSTPELRNANTFDERELAMLAHDIEQDTVGGLRMGSRYISWQRLDHFDGVLVRVHTLSEGVQGDFGSISIALALLWALFTAMLIISWVVIRHMVSNMFVLQSSLQWQAWHDTLTRLYNRGALFEKARHLTQRCRTQKQPLSVIQIDLDHFKSINDRFGHQAGDRVLTHAAGLISGTLRTYDVAGRVGGEEFCVVLPETSLAQAEQIAERIRQRLNEKEILVAKSATLRISASLGVSSTQETGDYDFEQLQSLADRRLYLAKQAGRNRVCVTDKG; this is translated from the coding sequence GTGCCGCACGAAGCAACGATGGAAAACTGGGGCTGGCTGAAAACGTTGGCGCGGCGACTCGGCCCTGGCCACGTCGTGAATCTCTGCTTTCTGATTGTCATGATTTTTTCGACGCTTCTGACCTGGCGGGAAGTGGTCGTTCTGGAAGACGCCTATATCTCCAGCCAGCGCAATCATCTGGAAAATGTTGCCAACGCGCTCGACAAGCAACTGCAATTCAACGTCGATAAGCTGCTGTTTCTGCGTGACGGAATGCATGAGGCGCTGGTCACCCCGCTGGGATTTTCGGTCTTAAAAGATGCTGTGACCCATTTTGAGCAGTTGCGCCATTCGCGCGTCTGGCAGCTTGAGCTGGATAAGCGACGGACGCTGCCGCTGAATGGCGTTTCTGATTCGTTTGTCAGTCAAACTCAGTTGCTCTCGCGTGACGATCAATCGCTGGATAACGAGCTGACCGCCGCGCTGGAAGTGGGCTATCTGCTACGTTTAGCGATCACCCGCACATCAATGTCGCAACAGGCGATGTACGTCTCGCGCGCGGGCTTTTACGTCTCCACATTGCCGACATCGCTCTCCAGCGACATTACTACCCGCTACTACGACTACGTGATCCAGCCCTGGTTTACCGGGCAGTCGCAGCGTAACAACCGCATGCGCGGCGTGCGCTGGTTCACCTCGCCGTCACCCGATCTCCCTTACGAGCAGCAGCGCGTGACCGTTAGCGTACCGCTGGATAATCACTTTTACTGGCTTGGTGTGCTGGCGATGACCATCCCCGTTTCGGCTGTCGAACGGTTTATGGATGAAGCCATCGATAAGGACGTGGAAGGGGAGTATCAACTCTATGACAGCAAACTGAAGCTGCTGGCCGGTTCCACGCCGGAATTGAGAAACGCGAACACCTTTGATGAGCGCGAACTGGCGATGCTCGCGCACGATATCGAGCAGGATACCGTAGGCGGTTTGCGCATGGGGAGCCGTTACATCAGTTGGCAACGTCTGGACCATTTTGATGGCGTACTGGTGCGGGTACATACCTTAAGCGAAGGGGTACAGGGCGATTTCGGCAGCATCAGTATTGCGCTGGCGTTACTGTGGGCGCTGTTCACCGCGATGCTGATCATCTCCTGGGTGGTAATCCGCCATATGGTCAGCAATATGTTTGTGCTGCAAAGTTCACTCCAGTGGCAGGCCTGGCACGATACGCTGACCCGCTTATATAACCGCGGCGCGCTGTTTGAAAAAGCCAGGCACCTGACTCAGCGTTGCCGAACGCAAAAACAACCGCTGTCGGTTATTCAGATCGATCTGGACCACTTCAAAAGTATCAATGATCGCTTTGGTCACCAGGCCGGGGATCGGGTGTTAACACATGCCGCAGGCTTAATCAGCGGGACATTGCGTACTTATGATGTGGCGGGTCGAGTCGGCGGGGAGGAGTTCTGTGTGGTCCTGCCGGAAACTTCTCTGGCGCAGGCGGAGCAGATAGCTGAGCGCATCCGCCAGCGGCTGAATGAGAAAGAGATTCTGGTGGCGAAAAGCGCCACATTGCGGATTAGCGCCTCACTCGGGGTGAGCAGCACCCAGGAGACCGGGGACTACGATTTTGAGCAGCTCCAGTCACTCGCAGACCGCAGACTTTACCTGGCAAAACAGGCGGGACGTAACCGGGTTTGTGTCACGGATAAAGGCTAA
- a CDS encoding mannosyl-3-phosphoglycerate phosphatase-related protein, with amino-acid sequence MLSLDAPLLIFTDLDGTLLDSHTYDWQPAAAWLARLREKNIPLILCSSKTAAEMLHIQKLLGLQGLPLIAENGAVVELDSRWQTHPDFPRQIAGASQAEISAVINKLRTRSSFKFTTFDDVDESTIAEWTGLTHAQASLTRLHEASVTLIWRDSDERMADFARQLNDLGLQFVHGARFWHVLDAASGKDHAANGLIDLYQRQWKRRPVTIGLGDGPNDAPLLEAMDYAVIVKGLSREGVVLRPDSTVQVYRTQREGPEGWDEGMTHFFATP; translated from the coding sequence ATGCTTTCACTCGACGCTCCACTGCTGATTTTTACCGATCTGGATGGCACTTTGCTGGACAGTCACACCTATGACTGGCAACCCGCTGCCGCCTGGCTCGCCCGACTGCGGGAGAAAAATATTCCGCTGATCCTGTGCAGCAGCAAAACGGCAGCGGAAATGCTGCATATCCAGAAGTTGCTCGGCTTACAGGGACTGCCGCTGATCGCTGAGAATGGCGCCGTGGTTGAACTGGACAGCCGTTGGCAGACGCACCCTGACTTCCCGCGTCAGATAGCCGGCGCCTCGCAGGCTGAAATTAGCGCCGTAATTAACAAACTTCGTACCCGCTCCTCGTTTAAATTCACGACGTTTGATGATGTCGATGAGTCCACCATCGCCGAGTGGACTGGCCTGACGCATGCTCAGGCCAGCTTAACGCGCCTGCATGAAGCCTCAGTCACGCTGATCTGGCGCGACAGCGACGAGCGTATGGCCGACTTCGCCCGACAGCTAAACGACCTGGGATTACAGTTTGTCCACGGCGCTCGCTTCTGGCATGTCCTGGATGCCGCCTCAGGAAAAGACCATGCGGCAAACGGGCTGATTGATCTCTATCAGCGACAGTGGAAACGACGTCCAGTCACCATCGGACTGGGCGATGGCCCAAACGACGCCCCGCTGCTTGAGGCGATGGATTATGCGGTGATCGTCAAAGGACTGAGTCGTGAAGGGGTGGTTTTACGCCCCGACAGCACCGTGCAGGTTTACCGCACACAGCGTGAGGGGCCGGAAGGCTGGGACGAAGGCATGACCCACTTTTTCGCCACACCTTAG
- the dsrB gene encoding protein DsrB: MKVNDRVTVKTDGGSRRPGVVLAVEEFSEGTMYLVSLEDYPLGIWFFNESGHQDGIFVERAE, from the coding sequence ATGAAGGTGAATGATCGGGTCACAGTCAAAACGGACGGCGGTTCTCGTCGCCCTGGCGTGGTACTGGCAGTGGAAGAGTTTAGTGAAGGCACAATGTACCTGGTTTCGCTGGAAGACTACCCGCTCGGCATCTGGTTCTTTAATGAGTCAGGGCATCAGGATGGTATCTTTGTGGAGAGGGCAGAGTAG